In one Candidatus Bathyarchaeota archaeon genomic region, the following are encoded:
- the hypA gene encoding hydrogenase maturation nickel metallochaperone HypA codes for MHEFVAAEEILNVALRIAKENGATKILEINVEAGELTFLNQENLSLAFETLSQGTIAEKAKLKVKVKPCRINCHECGYEGDAHYAGPERHDDLEVTKLMLLTCPKCGGKDTEVVGGTEYFIRDITIQ; via the coding sequence GTGCATGAATTTGTAGCGGCGGAAGAAATTCTCAACGTGGCTTTGCGCATTGCAAAAGAAAACGGTGCAACAAAAATTTTAGAGATTAATGTTGAGGCCGGTGAGTTAACATTTCTTAATCAAGAGAATTTGTCATTGGCATTTGAAACATTATCTCAGGGGACAATTGCTGAAAAGGCTAAGTTAAAGGTTAAAGTTAAGCCTTGTCGAATTAACTGCCATGAGTGCGGGTATGAAGGCGATGCCCACTATGCTGGCCCTGAGAGACATGATGACCTGGAGGTAACAAAGCTGATGCTTTTGACATGCCCAAAATGTGGAGGAAAAGATACTGAAGTCGTTGGCGGAACAGAATATTTTATTCGAGATATTACGATTCAGTAG
- a CDS encoding signal recognition particle protein Srp19 (binds to 7S RNA to mediate binding of the signal recognition particle protein Srp54) — MKTRGKLIIWPIYLDVAKTRREGRRLPKTIAVENPKLQEIGLAASALNLNPELKPDAAHPSAWWEKTGMILVDKKWSKTQTLQKLADKILEQRQKQKFSLKTKS; from the coding sequence ATGAAAACACGTGGTAAGTTAATAATCTGGCCAATATACTTAGACGTTGCAAAAACTCGGAGGGAAGGTAGGAGATTACCAAAGACAATTGCCGTTGAAAACCCTAAACTGCAAGAAATTGGATTAGCCGCTTCCGCTTTAAACCTTAATCCCGAACTTAAACCAGATGCTGCCCACCCCTCTGCATGGTGGGAGAAGACCGGAATGATCCTTGTTGATAAGAAATGGTCTAAAACGCAAACTCTCCAAAAACTTGCCGATAAGATTCTTGAGCAAAGACAAAAACAAAAATTTTCACTTAAAACAAAATCTTGA
- a CDS encoding DUF362 domain-containing protein: MISQGLVVSAVKGENPELMVTEAIDLLGGIARFIDSGDAVLIKPNVCGGVPGKVGTFTAPQVVAAIIKLVAKKASRVIVGEADSCMYLADKMLLETGILETAHKLGAETVNLSRGEMVTVKAPDAYVLREFKVNKIVTECDKIVSAPVMKTHACTEVTLNLKNMFGVLPEKKKSKYHPQLDHVIVDVAKIFQPNLCVVDATVGLEGNGPFKGEQIKLGLIVAGNNPVATDSFAAAIMGYEPTTITHLQLASKKGIGAIDLNLIEKRGRRLEEIKTKFKRAQPTTADRLLCRLSSELGYWAIHQFYELAVKEWKKMQEKSLKVSN; encoded by the coding sequence TTGATTTCCCAGGGTTTAGTTGTTTCTGCTGTTAAAGGTGAAAACCCAGAACTCATGGTTACTGAAGCGATAGATTTACTCGGAGGAATAGCTCGCTTCATAGATTCCGGCGATGCGGTATTAATTAAGCCCAACGTGTGCGGGGGTGTGCCAGGTAAGGTTGGAACGTTCACCGCACCTCAAGTTGTAGCGGCAATAATCAAACTTGTTGCTAAAAAGGCGAGTAGAGTGATTGTTGGAGAAGCTGATTCATGTATGTATCTGGCTGATAAAATGCTATTGGAAACTGGAATTCTTGAAACCGCTCATAAACTCGGCGCTGAAACCGTAAACCTAAGCAGAGGTGAAATGGTTACGGTAAAAGCACCCGACGCCTATGTCTTAAGAGAATTTAAAGTAAACAAGATTGTAACCGAGTGCGACAAAATAGTTTCTGCTCCGGTAATGAAGACACACGCTTGTACTGAGGTTACTTTAAACCTCAAAAACATGTTTGGAGTTCTTCCTGAAAAAAAGAAATCAAAGTATCATCCTCAACTTGACCACGTTATAGTCGACGTGGCTAAAATTTTTCAACCTAACCTTTGCGTTGTAGATGCAACCGTTGGATTAGAAGGAAATGGCCCATTTAAAGGTGAACAAATCAAACTTGGATTGATAGTAGCGGGAAATAACCCAGTTGCAACTGATAGTTTTGCCGCGGCGATTATGGGCTATGAGCCAACCACGATAACCCACCTCCAACTAGCCTCTAAAAAGGGAATAGGAGCTATCGATCTGAATTTAATTGAAAAGCGAGGAAGGAGGCTCGAGGAGATTAAAACAAAATTTAAGAGAGCCCAACCTACGACAGCGGATAGGCTACTATGTAGATTGTCAAGTGAACTCGGGTACTGGGCTATACATCAATTCTATGAGTTAGCTGTAAAGGAATGGAAAAAGATGCAAGAGAAGTCACTTAAAGTCTCCAATTAA
- a CDS encoding H/ACA RNA-protein complex protein Gar1 produces the protein MRRLGKPLHLTPSNNLILKPEHHPRLGETVVNSQLKPVGIVADIFGPVKTPYVAIKPTISNPEQLLNQILYTLPVKSRRE, from the coding sequence TTGCGGCGTTTGGGAAAACCACTTCATCTCACCCCTAGCAATAACCTAATTCTCAAACCTGAACACCACCCTCGCCTCGGTGAAACTGTTGTTAATAGCCAACTTAAACCCGTAGGTATCGTAGCTGATATTTTCGGTCCAGTTAAAACTCCTTACGTCGCTATCAAACCTACCATTTCTAATCCCGAACAACTTCTAAACCAAATTCTCTACACCCTTCCCGTAAAATCCCGCCGAGAGTGA
- a CDS encoding C_GCAxxG_C_C family protein, whose product MCTLLALKDYLGVGSELIPKIGAGMGAGVSLNGLLCSSVSSMVMAINMKYGRTCPKESPKPVWDMVNKYVAEF is encoded by the coding sequence TTGTGCACCCTCTTAGCCCTGAAGGATTATCTTGGTGTAGGCTCTGAGCTTATTCCAAAGATCGGTGCTGGAATGGGCGCTGGCGTCAGCTTGAATGGGCTTCTTTGCAGTTCAGTCTCAAGTATGGTCATGGCAATAAATATGAAATATGGAAGAACTTGCCCTAAAGAAAGCCCAAAACCTGTATGGGACATGGTCAATAAATATGTAGCCGAGTTCTAA
- a CDS encoding SMC-Scp complex subunit ScpB encodes MEAKQSGSSEKEKFEYDMKLVEAALYVAGRPLELKTIASILGSRSKTRAQLVARALVDQYRQRSGALDVFELADGRFVLQLKPEFTPKVRRLAVRPLLTLGPLKTLSYIAFRQPVTQAQVISVRGPQAYVHIQILDQMGLISCEKLGRTRILRTTEVFADYFNLSHDLRLMKRQLQALFESLGKFPPPPVNQKPELLKQQDQSKRET; translated from the coding sequence TTGGAAGCCAAGCAGTCGGGATCGTCTGAGAAAGAAAAATTTGAATACGACATGAAACTAGTTGAGGCGGCTTTATACGTTGCTGGAAGACCCCTTGAACTAAAAACTATTGCTTCCATTCTTGGATCTCGCTCAAAAACTCGAGCTCAACTGGTTGCACGAGCTCTTGTCGATCAGTATCGGCAACGAAGCGGAGCACTTGACGTTTTTGAATTAGCTGACGGACGATTCGTTTTGCAATTGAAACCTGAGTTTACCCCAAAGGTGCGGCGCCTGGCTGTAAGACCCCTTCTCACTCTTGGTCCATTGAAAACTCTTTCTTATATTGCCTTTCGGCAGCCTGTAACTCAAGCCCAAGTTATCAGCGTTCGGGGACCACAGGCATACGTTCACATTCAGATTTTAGATCAAATGGGGCTCATTTCTTGTGAAAAGCTTGGTCGCACAAGAATACTTCGAACAACTGAAGTTTTTGCTGACTACTTTAACCTAAGCCACGATCTTCGTCTGATGAAACGTCAATTACAAGCATTATTTGAGTCGTTAGGGAAATTCCCGCCACCCCCAGTAAATCAGAAACCAGAGCTTCTAAAACAGCAAGATCAATCGAAGCGGGAAACATAA
- the hypE gene encoding hydrogenase expression/formation protein HypE: MVKDVIELIHGGGGTIMEQLIRSIIVSGVSIRKALNGVGLDELDDGASMKLGDYEIVVSMDGHTVDPIFFPGGDIGRLAVSGTLNDVAMMGARPIALCDSIIVEEGFPISDLRCIVTSMNETAKEIGVAIVGGDFKVMPKGRLDRIVITTCGLGLAKKGQLVMDNGAKPGDKVIVTGSIGDHGIALLAAREGLGFETELKSDVAPIWETINAALRVGGVTAMKDPTRGGLASALNEIAAKSKVSIWLQEELISIKESVKAASEMLGLDPLEVTCEGVATICVSQQQAEEVLEAIRKTRYGKDAQIIGTVKAEKPGYVLLETVVGGTRVVEKPLGEPIPRVC, translated from the coding sequence TTGGTAAAGGATGTCATTGAGCTTATCCATGGCGGCGGCGGAACAATAATGGAACAATTAATTCGTAGCATAATTGTGTCTGGAGTTAGTATTCGAAAGGCGTTGAATGGCGTGGGTTTAGATGAGCTAGACGATGGCGCCTCAATGAAATTAGGGGATTATGAAATAGTTGTTTCGATGGATGGACATACCGTTGACCCGATCTTCTTCCCAGGCGGCGACATTGGTCGATTGGCGGTCTCGGGAACCTTAAATGATGTAGCAATGATGGGGGCTCGTCCGATAGCGCTTTGCGACTCAATCATTGTAGAGGAGGGTTTTCCGATCTCGGATTTACGATGCATCGTCACGTCCATGAATGAAACGGCGAAAGAAATTGGTGTTGCCATTGTTGGTGGAGACTTCAAGGTAATGCCCAAGGGAAGACTTGACCGAATTGTTATCACTACATGTGGATTAGGATTAGCTAAGAAAGGACAACTTGTCATGGATAACGGGGCTAAACCTGGAGACAAGGTAATCGTTACGGGTTCTATCGGAGACCATGGGATTGCATTACTCGCAGCCCGTGAGGGTTTGGGTTTCGAAACTGAGTTAAAATCTGATGTCGCCCCAATCTGGGAAACTATAAACGCAGCACTTAGGGTCGGTGGTGTAACCGCAATGAAGGATCCCACCCGTGGAGGTTTAGCTTCCGCTCTCAATGAGATCGCGGCAAAGTCAAAAGTTAGCATCTGGCTCCAAGAAGAATTGATTTCAATAAAAGAGAGCGTAAAGGCAGCTTCAGAAATGCTTGGGTTAGACCCCCTTGAAGTTACCTGTGAAGGTGTTGCAACCATTTGTGTTTCTCAGCAACAGGCAGAAGAAGTTCTGGAGGCAATTCGGAAAACTAGGTATGGGAAAGACGCTCAAATCATTGGAACAGTAAAAGCGGAGAAACCTGGATACGTTCTTCTCGAAACTGTGGTTGGGGGAACTAGAGTTGTCGAGAAACCCTTGGGGGAGCCGATTCCCAGAGTGTGCTAA
- a CDS encoding 30S ribosomal protein S8e encodes MPQWHGDEHKRKRTGGKKHTYRTKRAYEMGSSPTEMRLGKVLTRIDRVRGGNLKLRMLAGNYANVTNPATGETKKVEILEVVKNPANVDYDRRGVITKGAIIRTPIGQACVTSRPGQNGIVNALLIESATES; translated from the coding sequence ATGCCTCAATGGCATGGAGACGAGCATAAACGTAAGCGAACTGGTGGTAAAAAGCATACCTACAGAACTAAACGCGCCTACGAGATGGGTAGTAGCCCAACTGAAATGAGGTTGGGCAAAGTGTTAACTCGAATCGACAGGGTTCGTGGAGGAAATTTAAAACTTCGCATGCTGGCTGGCAACTATGCTAATGTGACAAACCCAGCTACTGGAGAAACCAAAAAAGTTGAGATTCTTGAAGTCGTTAAGAATCCAGCAAACGTTGACTATGACCGTCGAGGGGTCATCACAAAGGGGGCTATTATAAGAACCCCTATTGGTCAAGCCTGCGTAACCTCTCGTCCGGGTCAAAATGGAATAGTTAACGCCCTCCTCATTGAATCTGCTACTGAATCGTAA
- a CDS encoding CdvA-like protein, translated as MTHHTELLRKFLGKPVLDIYERNIGTVLALTLNDKGEINVLGVEHSTGNFALYGTNQILLQGDTIILIPPWKVAAETLQKNLLLAQKRFQAIEELHRTNKITQHSYETLHKKYQVILTKLEQVSRITIDRLKTYAIELEDRIHQLERFLATIEIQHFTGEIDEDAYQLAVNSLKLNLGQTLREKIDVEENLKFLIRHEPTVALANETALDSQR; from the coding sequence ATGACTCACCACACTGAACTTTTACGAAAATTCCTCGGAAAACCGGTACTAGACATTTATGAACGCAATATAGGCACCGTCCTTGCACTTACCTTAAACGATAAGGGTGAAATAAACGTCCTCGGTGTTGAACATAGCACTGGCAACTTCGCTCTCTACGGTACTAACCAAATTCTCTTGCAAGGTGATACAATTATCCTCATTCCTCCTTGGAAGGTTGCAGCTGAGACTCTCCAAAAGAACCTCTTATTAGCCCAGAAGCGCTTCCAAGCCATTGAAGAACTGCATCGTACCAACAAAATTACCCAACACTCATATGAAACTCTGCACAAAAAATACCAAGTGATCCTAACCAAACTCGAACAAGTCTCCCGAATCACCATCGACCGCCTTAAAACTTATGCTATTGAGTTAGAAGACCGTATTCATCAACTCGAAAGATTCCTCGCCACAATCGAAATTCAACATTTCACAGGAGAAATCGACGAGGATGCCTACCAGCTAGCTGTAAACAGCTTAAAACTCAACCTTGGTCAAACTCTTAGAGAAAAAATCGACGTAGAGGAAAATCTCAAATTTCTAATTCGTCACGAACCTACTGTAGCCCTTGCAAACGAAACTGCACTTGATTCCCAAAGGTAA